TGATCAGCTGTTTTGCCAGATCACCTTGCGGCCCGAGGATTCCCAGCGTTCGTAGTGCTTCGCGTACAGGTCTTCGATGCGGTTGCGCTTGACCTTGAAGGTCGGGGTGATCACATCGTTGTCCACCGTCCAGGCGGTGGTCACGAGCACGAGGCATTGCAGCTGTTCGTGCGGGTCGAGCGTGGCGTTGATGCGTTGAAGGTGTTGTTCCAGTGAGTGTTCGAGCTCGGCGCGCGCGCCGGCATCGGCCGCCCGGGCCACGGCCTCGGCGTTGAGCATCACGATGCCCAGCGGCTGGCCCAGGTTGGCGCCGGTCACCACGCAGGCCTCCACCGCTTCGTGTTCCACCAGCTTGTCCTCGATCGGTGCGGGCGCCACGTATTTGCCCTTGCCGGTCTTGAACAGGTCCTTCACCCGGCCGGTGATGCGCAGCAGGCCCTGGGCGTCGATCTCGCCCTTGTCGCCGGTCCTGAGCCAGCCATCTTCGGTGAAGGCCTCGCGGCTCCGTTCCGGATCCTTGTAATAGCCCAGCATCAGCGCTTGGCTGCGCATCTGCACCTCGCCCGTGGCCGGATCGATGCGGTGTTCGACGCCCTCGTAGACCGGGCCCACGGTGCCCTGCTGGTTCTTGCCCGGCTCGGTGATGTGCGAAAGCGCGAGGTTCTCGGTCATGCCGTAGCCCTCGTTGATGTGCAGCCCCAGCCGGCTGTACCACTGCAGCAGGGCCAGTGGCATGTGGGCGGCGCCCCCGGCGGCGAACTGGCACTGGTCCAGGCCCAGCGCCTTCATCACCTTCCTGCGCACGATGCCGCCCAGGATGGGGATGCCCAGGAGCCGGTTGAGCTTGGCCGGCGGCATCTTGTGGTGCACACCCTGCTGGAACTTCACCCACAGGCGCGGTACCGAGAAGAAGATGGTGGGCCGAGCGCGTTGCAGGTCGGCCGCGAAGGTGTCGAGCGACTCGGCGAAATACACGTGCATGCCGGTGCGCAGCCAGCCGTGTTCAACCAGCATGCGCTCGACCACGTGCGCCAGCGGCAGGTAGGACAGCATGCGGTCGTCGGCCGACATGGGGATGCGCTTGAGGCCGGAGTCGAGTGCCCAGGCGAAATTCTCGAAGCTGTGCATCACGCCTTTGGGCAGGCCGGTGGTGCCCGAGGTGTAGATCAGCGTGGCCAGCTCTTCGCCCTGGCGCAGCGGTGTGCCCTGCAGCGGCTGGTGGCGCCCGCAGATGGTGTCCCAGCCTTCGTAACTTTCGATCGCGTCCAGCGGTGAGAGCGCGTAGCTGATGCAGGGCAGGCCTTCGGGCACACCGGGCTTCATGCCCTCCCAGCCGTCGAGCTTGCCGATGAAGCAGGCCTTGGCCTCGCTGTGGGTCAGGATCTGGCGCACCGTCTCGGCCGCCAGCGTGGGGTACAGCGGCACCGACACATGGCCGGCCATCCAGATCGCCAGGTCGCTCATCATCCACCAGGCGCAGTTCTTCGAGAGGATGGCCACCTTGGAGCCCGGCTCCCAGCCCTGGGACTGCAGGTGCGCTGCCATGCGTCGCACCTGATCGCCGATCTGGCTCCAGGTGAAGTCCTGCACCGCGCCCGCGCCCATGGGCTGCGTGAGGGCCACGCGGTTGGGCGTGGTCTTCTCCCAGTGGTACAGGCGCTGCAGCGCGAGCAGGTCGGGCGCGATCTTGGGCATGTTCTTGTCTCCTTGAGGGTGTTGTGTGAACCCGCCAATCTACCAAGCGGGCGCCCAAGCGTTTAGAGGGTTTCACCTGTTCGGGGGGCCATGTGTCCCGGATGCCTCGCCGCAGGGTGGCCGCCGCGGTGGGAGGGTCGGGGCGCGCGGACAAGGTGCGATACTTTGGCGCATGTGGTCGACACGCCTCTCCATTCCCGTTCTCCGCCATCCCTTGGCCCGATGGGGCCTGCTGCTCGTCTGGTGGGTCGCTGGCATGGCCGGCGCCGCGACCCCGGGCGACCAGCCGCAGGGGGTGGACACCTCGCACCACAACACGGCGGTGGACTGGACCGCGCTGTACGCCGGCGGCGTGCGCTTCGTCTTCATCAAGGCGACGGACGGGATGGACTACCTGGACCCGGCGTTCGCCGACAACTTCCGCGCCGCGCAGGCGGCCGGCCTGCTGCGCGGCGGCTACCACTTCTACGAGACCAACGACGACGGAGCCGCGCAGGCGGCGTGGTTCATCCGCCATGTCGATCTGCAACCCGGTGACCTGCCGCCGGTCGTGGACATCGAGCGCATCAAGGCGCCGGTTGACGGCGACCTGCACACCCAGTTCGCCGCCTTCCTCAACGCGCTGGAAGCGCACTACGGCCAGCCCGCCATCATCTACACCGGTCCCGATTTCTGGAACCACGCGATGCGCCAGCACTTCCCGGGCCATCCGCTGTGGGTGGCCCAGTACGGTGTGCCCGCGCCGACCGTGCCCGACGGCTGGTCCAGCTGGACCCTGTGGCAGTACACCGAAACCTGGCAGCCCCCGGGCGCCAAGGCGCCGATTGACGGCAACGTGTTCAATGGTGACGCCGCGAGCCTGCAGCTGTTGCGGCTGCCTTCGAAAAGTGCCGGGGCGAACGGCGCGGTGAAGACCTCCCCGGTTTCCCCGGCGACGAAAAGTCCGCGCTGACGGCAGGGTGGAGCCTCCAGTGGGATCGCCCGCTGTTAGGCTGCGGCCGACGGCGTCTTGCGGTACGGTTATTGCAACGCATGCCCATGCACACCATGACCCAACCAGTCACCCCTGTTGAATCCGACGACGCCGAGCCCGCCAGCGGCTGGGCGCGCGCGGTGCTGACCTTCGACGTGGACGCCCACGCCGCGGCGCAGGGTTCGTGGCGGTTTGGCTACGAGCAGCTCTCACAGGGCAGCTTCCGTGGCGAGCTCACCATGGTGCAGCTCGAAGGCCTGCGCCTGTTTGGCG
This Hydrogenophaga taeniospiralis DNA region includes the following protein-coding sequences:
- a CDS encoding AMP-binding protein — encoded protein: MPKIAPDLLALQRLYHWEKTTPNRVALTQPMGAGAVQDFTWSQIGDQVRRMAAHLQSQGWEPGSKVAILSKNCAWWMMSDLAIWMAGHVSVPLYPTLAAETVRQILTHSEAKACFIGKLDGWEGMKPGVPEGLPCISYALSPLDAIESYEGWDTICGRHQPLQGTPLRQGEELATLIYTSGTTGLPKGVMHSFENFAWALDSGLKRIPMSADDRMLSYLPLAHVVERMLVEHGWLRTGMHVYFAESLDTFAADLQRARPTIFFSVPRLWVKFQQGVHHKMPPAKLNRLLGIPILGGIVRRKVMKALGLDQCQFAAGGAAHMPLALLQWYSRLGLHINEGYGMTENLALSHITEPGKNQQGTVGPVYEGVEHRIDPATGEVQMRSQALMLGYYKDPERSREAFTEDGWLRTGDKGEIDAQGLLRITGRVKDLFKTGKGKYVAPAPIEDKLVEHEAVEACVVTGANLGQPLGIVMLNAEAVARAADAGARAELEHSLEQHLQRINATLDPHEQLQCLVLVTTAWTVDNDVITPTFKVKRNRIEDLYAKHYERWESSGRKVIWQNS
- a CDS encoding glycoside hydrolase family 25 protein encodes the protein MWSTRLSIPVLRHPLARWGLLLVWWVAGMAGAATPGDQPQGVDTSHHNTAVDWTALYAGGVRFVFIKATDGMDYLDPAFADNFRAAQAAGLLRGGYHFYETNDDGAAQAAWFIRHVDLQPGDLPPVVDIERIKAPVDGDLHTQFAAFLNALEAHYGQPAIIYTGPDFWNHAMRQHFPGHPLWVAQYGVPAPTVPDGWSSWTLWQYTETWQPPGAKAPIDGNVFNGDAASLQLLRLPSKSAGANGAVKTSPVSPATKSPR